The Candidatus Hydrothermales bacterium genome includes a region encoding these proteins:
- a CDS encoding response regulator translates to MEKKRILIVDDEEDILTLVEEILKDDYLVERANSPSRAIEILKRDSNFDLILLDIILPEKDGWELLRDFKNLLKDKEIPVAIFSILKEPQDMLKAIKEGAIAYIVKPFDPEGLKNRIREIFEKL, encoded by the coding sequence ATGGAGAAAAAAAGAATACTTATAGTTGATGATGAGGAGGATATTCTTACTCTGGTAGAGGAAATTTTAAAAGATGATTATCTTGTTGAAAGGGCGAACTCTCCGTCTAGAGCAATTGAAATTTTAAAAAGGGATTCTAATTTCGATTTAATCTTACTTGATATTATATTACCTGAAAAAGATGGGTGGGAGCTTTTAAGAGATTTTAAAAACCTTTTAAAAGATAAGGAAATTCCTGTTGCTATTTTTTCAATTCTTAAAGAACCGCAGGATATGTTAAAGGCAATTAAAGAGGGAGCAATTGCTTATATTGTTAAACCATTTGACCCTGAGGGGTTAAAAAATAGAATAAGAGAAATCTTTGAAAAATTATGA